DNA from Antennarius striatus isolate MH-2024 chromosome 1, ASM4005453v1, whole genome shotgun sequence:
GCTCGGACCCAAAGCCGGCTGGACCAGAAAATGTCCACAGCActgtgtaaaatgtgtgtgtgtttcctgcaggcAGTCCTGATGGTTGTAGCCCTACCTACGTAGGGCTACAACCTGCCTGCGTAGGGCTACAGCTTACCTGCGTAGGGCTACAGCCTGCCTGCGTAGGGCTACCTGTGTCTCTCGTGCGCCCTTACCTCTTCTTGCAGAGGAACACAACCAGCCCCAAGCAGCTGATGGTTGACAGGGCGCAGCCCAGGGATGTGATGCTGGTCAGGGCCACCAGGTGGCAGACTGGTCGCGGCTCCAGTTGCTGTGGGGACACAGAACAGACACCCGAGGGGTGTGTTGTTGGTTTGCTGCTCCTCTGTGAGAACAGTCACAGGTAGAGGTTGGATCCTAACGCTGATGCCTCACCACCAGGATGGAGAAGTAGGTCAGGTGGTTGCAGAGGCACTCGGTGAACCCGGGTCCGCCCTGACGGGTGTCACATCCGTCCGACACCCAGGTGACCTTCAAAGGATCTAAATCAAACGccacagtaaacacacatcatcaccttACACCTGTTAAGGAACGGTGTTGGTCACAGTTCCCACCTGTCCTGGTGTCCCAGGAAACACAACGTCTGGTGAGAGGCTCCTGAAATCACAGGGAGAGGCGTTCACTgtgatggtcacatgacttTAAGGACACGGTCCGTGAGCATTTAAACTGGACCGTTAGCTTGTGCTAGCGTGGTACTAGCTAATTCAATACGAGAAACAATGAAAATACCCAACAGTTCATGAACACAACACAAGACCgaacaaaaaccaacattttcttttgttagaGCTAACAcgactgtctgtctctctgtctgtctgtctttctctctatgtctgtctgcctgtctgtctttcttttgtctgtttgtctctctttctctctcaaacAGCTGCCAGGATGGTTAAACGGTCGCCGGCCACAAACCCGGAGCCACTGAATAGCACACAGTACAAagataacagcacaaaggatggacagagtgatttggtgaaGGCTGAAGGAGCCAGAGAGACAGCACCCAGGGTCGTAGAGTCTCTCCTAGTgagggacgaggaggaggaggatattGTGATACACGAGGAATTATTACAGATAGCTCTTAGAaggaaaaacactaacacaagaatgaataaagtgaagaaaatagCTAAAGAAACAGCTGAGACACCTCcagatacaagtagctctgagaacgaaaatgacaacagtctgaaaggactataacagaaaaatatgatcgcaaaagattttttaaaaattcctgcaagacacaaaagttTCGAgggcaaaaatagaaaaatcttTTCCTGACCTCGatatgtttctggatagcgtcagcttttatatgaaaagtaaaaacaagaagtgaaccagtttttacagaccaagagttttatagattgaaaaaaataaggaaaaaagtaaaagacatgattgtagaagagatgattgtggagaacggataatttttctttctttcttaattctgtctggtttttttagtttgttaaatgtttaaaggttagatgtttctttgttcagaaatcgcacagtactattgaaaatcttctttacaCGAATCTCTTTTGAATTTTGTGTCACCgagattattttgtaatttgacttttatgaataaacgtgatgataaaaatcaaatcaaaatctctctgtttctctctctgtgtctgtctgtctctctgtatgtctttctgtctgtctctctctctgtctgtttataAATGTCACCACGTTAACCACTCTGATGCTGACACACAGTACATAAACTTACAGGTATGACATCATGGTGAAAGCCTATCCTGATTGGCTCAGGCAGGTGGGTGATGACCTCATTCTCCACTGAGATTCCCACCACGTGGTCGAGGACCCTGGCCTGGTGGAGACCCTCCTGGACGACAGACATCAGTTCAGCGCTCCTGAATATTTTAccgtttattttttatttgtatggtgAACGGGGGGCGGGGCAAACAGCCCCTACGGGGGGCGGGGCAAACGGGCCCTACCTGGAACAGGGAGTTGTTTGTGAAGAAGGTGCACACCACCGTGTTGGCCTTTTTTGCTGCTCGTTTCAACGCTGGGGGGATCTGGATGGTGACACGAGACTCTGCTGACACACCTTCACTCACCTGACGAGaaaaacacatgcagaacaaaGGATGACCACAGGGGGGCACCACACATTCAGTAGAGTTCATATGAATAATATATCAGAAATATATCAGTAATATGTCAGTAAcatatccaatccaatccaaactttatttgttgagcactttaccacaaccgcagtcgaccagtAATTTATCAATAATATagaggttaggcttagggttaggggttatggttcggggttggggttagggtttgggttagatgttagggtaaggggttaagggttaagggttaggggttagggttagtgttatgggttggggttaggtttagggttggggttagggttaggggttaggggttggggttaggtttagggttggggttagggttagggttgggttaggggttggggttagggttagggctagggttagggttagggttggggatagggttgggttaggggttagggctagggttagggttaggggttagggctagggttagggttagggttggggttggggttagggttagggttggggttggggttagggttagggctagggctagggttaggggttggggttagggctagggttagggctagggttagggttgggggttgggttaggggttagggctagggttagggttagggttggggttggggttagggttagggctagggctagggttaggggttggggttagggttagggctagggttagggttggggttagggctagggttaggggttggggttagggttggggttggggttagggttagggttggggttggggttagggttagggctagggctagggttaggggttggggttagggctagggttagggctagggttagggttggggttagggctagggttaggggttggggttagggttggggttggggttggggttagggttggggttaggggttggggatagggttgggttagggttaggggttagggctagggttagggttagggctagggctagggttggggttaggggttggggttagggttagggctagggttggggttggggtcggggttagggttagggttagggctagggctagggttagggctagggttggggtaaggggttggggatagggttgggttagggttagggttagggattaggggttgGTTGCAGTTGATGCTTCAGTGTCGGTCACGCGTGACCCCAGACAATTGAGTGTCTCGTGTGACGAAACTTTTGCGTGTCTTACGGATGACGTCACGTTGTAGCCTTGGAAGTCTTCCTTCATCTCTACCCCAGAGCTTTGAGCACAGGGATGCTGGACAACCGGCTCCGCCCACTGCCCCCCCAGGGCGTCCTGCAGTCTGGACACACGACCATGTATGGAGTTAAAAACGGGCCAATAGAATCAGATGCTTCTGTCACCCCACTGTTATACAGTATAGTGTTAGCCTAGTGCTAGCTTAGTGTCAGCTTAGTGCTAGCTCAGTGTTAGCTTAGCCCCTGTTTACTGCCAAACGCTTCCAAACACAGGCTTCAGAGGAgcgaagagaagaggaggaagttaCCTGTGGTGAGGGGCGGAGCTCTGGACCTGCTGATCACACAACGCTTCTGGAAGGAAACGAGAGTTCAGATGTGATGGAAACAAACCGTCAGCTTCACGTGATCACCTCTGGACCCCTGAACCCACTGGACAGGAGCTCCTCACAGAGGGTCCCATCAGTCTGTAGGCCTACAGATATCCTTCAGACAGCTTACGGACATTCAACAGATCACCTACAGACAGTCTACAGACGACCTACAGACATCCTACAGACAGCCTATAGACGACGTATAGACGTCCTACAGACGTCCTACAGACGATGACAGCCTACAGACCCCCCCTTACTGCAGTCGATGTAGGAGCCGTTGAACATGTAGGCCGTCAGCGTCTTgtgggtgatgatgtcatcgtggaCGGTGGCGTTGCTGATGCCGTGGGGCCCCTGGGGGGCGTTGGGGCCGTGGGACAGGTGGGTGCAGCAGGAGCCCTGCAGGCTGGAGGGCCAGCACAGAGTCCTGACCCCCCCTCTGATCTGGAGGAACAGGAGAGCAGTGTGTGAGTCTGGTGGGATGTGTGATGGACGTGGTCAGATGCGGTCGGATGTGtgatgcatgtgtgatggatgtgGTCGGATGCATCACCTGCAGCGTCAGCTGGTCCAGCAGCGGCTCCCAGTGCAGACAGAAGGGGGTCTCCTGCCGCGGGCCCCCGTCCAGCGTGAGGACCTCCGAGCGCCGGCAGCGGGCCGTGACCCGCCCCTCAATGGACATCAAGCTCCTATTGGCCGAGACGGAGACGCCGCTGCAGCCGGGGGCCACGCTGACCCGGAGGGTCAGGGGGTCGCTGCCATGACGCCACGTACCACAAAAACGCAGGTCGGTGTCGCTCGCCCCCTCACCTGGAGGAACACAGAGAGAGACGACCCGGTCTGAAGTCTGCACAGGTGTTCCACCTGTCTGTAGGGGCGGGGTCAGAACCACACAGCACACCTGTAGAGGGCGTCAGAGGACCACCTGATGGGTCTGGAGGTTTACACACACGTTTCCACCGCCACTGACATAAAACGTGAAGCGTGACTGAAACCTGTGGCGACTGGACGGTGTCCTGTGCCGCTGAGGCTTCTGGGAGTTTGACCTCAAAGGCTTCAGCTGCTCTTTTACTTCTCATTTTACTTCCTCTAAAGGTTTTTGATTCTTCACTCGGGGAACTAAAACTCAGGTCTGGATCCGTCCCTGACCCCCCACCGGTCTCAGAGAGACACCCACCCCCCTACCTGAAGGACAGGGACATTCACGAGACGTCCCTGAATGCACCAGCAGCACCGCcggcagcagggggcgctgctgagCCGGCCGGACGAGACTCACCGGAGCAGAAGAACCAGAGCAGAAGAACCGGCAGGGAGACGGGGGGAGGAGGAGCCATCAGGACTGCCTGCAGGAAACACATACACGTGTTACACACATTACACAGACACGTTACACAcactacacagacacacacacacatgttacacaGTGCTGTGGTTGACCTGAATATGacgagacagacaggaagtagttgAACCTCAGATGAAGGAGCGCAACAAGAGTTCAGTTATAACCTGTTAACtaacaggtttgtgtgtgtgtgtgtgtgtgtgtgtgtgtgtgtgtgtgtgtgtgtgtgtgtgtgtgtgtgtgtgtgtgtgtgtgtgtgtgtgtgtgtgtgtgtgtgtgtgtgtgtaagcaggGTGGGTCACCAACACCTCGTCCATCCAGTCCCTCCACCAACGCtgctagctttagctttagctttattaGCGTCAGTGACATCACTCTGATTTATTGATGGAGctacaaaatattttagaagtgcaataaataaataagtaaataaataaataagtaaatatattcattttgaattacaggctattttttaaaaaagcgtTGAAAAGTGTTTGACGTTTAAAGTAGAGAAAAGAgtttaataaatgtttcagTCGTTCTTTGGGTCTCTGGAGTTGCTCTGCTGTCAGCCCTCACACACTCACGTCTAGCACGCCAACCAGAGCGAACCCGTGTGAATTACAGCGAACCAGTGTGAACCGGTGTGAACCGGTGTGAACCCATGTGAACGGGTGTGAACCCATGTGAACCAGAGCAAACCCATGTGAACCGGTGTGAACCAGAGTGAACCCATGTGAACCAGTGTCAACCAGTGTGAACCAATATGAATCAGTGTGAACCAATGTGTATCAATGTGAACCAGTGTGAACCGGTGTGAAAGTGTCAACCAGTGTCAGCCAGAGTGAACcagtgtgaacaggtgtgagtCAGTGTGAACTAGTGTGAACCAGTGTGAACCAGTGTGAACCAGTGTGAACTAGTGTGAACCAGTGTGAACCAGTGTGAAccggtgtgacgtcacacaTCTTAAAGTGTGTCGTTCAGCATTCGCACATCGGCCCATGTGAGGCCCGGACGATCAAACTGGACGATCAAACTGGACGATCAAACTGGACCAGTCTCCAGTGGACCCTCCAGTGAACCAGTCTCCAGTGGACCAGTCTCCAGTGGACCAGTCTCCAGTGGACCCTCCAGTGGACCCTCCAGTGGACCCTCCAGTGACCCAGTCTCCAGTGGATCAGACTCCAGTGAACCAGTCTCCAGTGGGCCCTCCAGTGACCCAGTCTCCAGTGGGCCATTCTCCAGTGGACCAGTCTCCAGTGGATCCTCCAGTGGACCAGTCTCCAGTGGACCAGTCTCCAGTGGACCCTCCAGTGGACCCTCCAGTGGACCCTCCAGTGACCCAGTCTCCAGTGGATCAGACTCCAGTGAACCAGTCTCCAGTGGACCCTCCAGTGACCCAGTCTCCAGTGGGCCATTCTCCAGTGGACCAGTCTCCAGTGGATCCTCCAGTGGACCAGTCTCCAGTGGACCAGTCTCCAGTGGGCCCTCCAGTGGACCCTCCAGTGACCCAGTCTCCAGTGGACCAGACTCCAGTGAACCAGTCTCCAGTGGGCCATTCTCCAGTGGACCAGTCTCCAGTGGATCCTCCAGTGGACCAGTCTCCAGTGGACCAGTCTCCAGTGGATCCTCCAGTGGACCAGTCTCCAGTGGACCCACGAGGGGGGGCAGACGGTTTTCTTTACCATGAGCTCCTTCAGACGGAGCTGCCCTCCTCAGACTTCCTGAACTCTGAACAGAAGGGGAATGGAACGCGGCCCATCCAGGGAGCATCTAGAACTCAGTAGAGGAACACGTCCACACGCTACACGCCCACAGATACAACAAAAAAAGGCCAAAGTCATCATGGGAAAAAACCCCAGGTCATCATGGGAAACTGAAACCTGCATCATCGACACGTCTGTGGTTTGAACACTTCCCTCTCTAAGCATTGTGGGAAACGCTGATAAGGTGATGAgacggaacacacacactcctgcacacACTAGCACGCTACAGGAAgatcaggctccgcccacacaccaacacaccaccatcacatctacaacacacacatctacaacACACACGTGTCCTACACACTCGTCTACAACACACACGTATACAACACACACGTGTCCTACACACTCGTCTACAACACACACGTATACAACACACATGtctaaaacataaatatgttgTGTATCTATATGTTGTGTGTCtatgttttgtgtgtctatATGTTGTGTATCTACATGTTGTGTGTCTATATGttgttgtctgtattttgtgTATCTCTATGTTGTGTAACTATGTGTTGTGTGTCTAtatgttgtgtatttatgtgttgtGTATCTATAtgttgtgtgtctatgtgttaTGTATCTACACTGTATATGTTGTGTATCTATGTGTTGTGTAACTATGTGTTGTGTGTCTATATGTTGTGTATCTATGTGTTGTGTATCTATATGTTGTGTATCTATGTTGTGTATCTATATGTTGTGTATCTATGTTGTGTGTCTAtatgttgtgtatttatgtgttgtGTATCTATGTGTTGTGTATCTATGTGTTGTGTATCtatgtgttgtgtatttatgtgttgtgtatttatgtgttgtgtatctatgtgttgtgtatttatgtgttgtgtatttatgtgttgtgtatctatgtgttgtgtatttatgtgttgtGTATCTATGTGTTGTGTATCTATGTGTTGTGTATCTATGTGTTGTGTATCTACATGTTGTGTAtctactgtatactgtatgttgtgtatCTGTATCTCTGGTTGCTGCTGTTAgcagcgttagcgttagcagctCTGGACCGGTGTTGATAGCATTGTGTCGCTTTCAGGGAAGCTAACTGACCTCCGGTGGAAAGAATTTATCTGTTGGCCTGAAAGGAGCCAACGACACGCCCACTGcctgaggccacgccccctcggGCCCTTTGAATGGATTCTTTGTGGTCGcaccctggtgtgtgtgtgtgtgtgtgtgtgtgtgtgtgtgtgtgtgtgcgtgcgtgtgtgtgtgtgtgtgtgtgtgtgtgtgtgtgtgtgtgtgtgtgtgtgtgtgtgtgtgtgtgtgtgtgtgtgtgtgtgtgtgtgtgtgtgtgtgaggagcagGTGGAACGCTGCAGATCTTTACTCTGTGGCgatgaatgaatcaataaaaTGACACAAGCAGCACATTAttaaccccccacacacacacacaaacacacacacacacacacacaaaatacccTCCACGCACACAGACTGCGCcccacacaaacaccccccccccctacacacacactgcccccccGTCACAGACTTTCTTTGCTCTGTTGTGAAGTCAGCCAAAAGGACTCGTTTCCATGAcaactcacaaacacaaaggttTGAAAGGCTTCTTGTTGTGGACGTTGGTTCAAGTCCCGTCTGacgctgcaccccccccccccacgtgttCCCAGTGCTgacaggaaccccccccccccatgtgttCCAGTGCTGACAGCCGTTACCACAGTAAAGGGGAACAGACTAAATACAGTTAATGAATGACAGGTAATAAATTCATGGATTTGTTATTAACAAGTATGAATAGAGGAGTgtattactttttaaattatcattattatcattatcaatattattattgttgttatttgtagtagttttcattcattcatccacttTCTAAACCGCTACTTCTCGGGGTTCTGGAGTTTATCCTAGAGGACctgggtgtgaggcagggtacaccccagacacgacgccagtgcagTGCGGAGTCACATGATGACAAATACACACGcccgcacgcacacgcacgcacgcacgcacgcacgcacgcacacacacacacacacacacacacctacatgaGACCGGCCACCTGAGGCTCATGTTTCTGGAGTagggagaacccggagagaacccccccagacacggggagaacacacaaacttcacacagagcgggactcgatccCAGACTGACCACCTACTGACTACCGTGTATTTgttcatttagttttaattattattggAACTAGTCCTGATGAACTAACTGTGACCACTCTGGCACAACAagctttatttattcacttgcTTAGTTagttattttagtttgtatacTGGTCTGACCCCcgaagaaaaattaaaagcattccttgttattattattattataaataatattataaatataataataataataataataataataataataataataataataataataataataataataatatttttgttgttgttgttgttgttgtcggtAGTCGGTGTTCTCCTTACCGTTTCAGCCTCTCCGGGACTCGAACCCTCAAGGTCCAAACTTCACGCACCGTTTCTGGACCCCGGGAACCGAAACGGGATTCCGCCGACGCACCGGATCGACAACCTGCGCGCGTCTCACTGGATCGGTCAGTGTGAACCGGGTCAACCGGAGGAAGAACGGGAACCGGTTCCAAACGCCCCTCAAGCGGCTGAGGAGAGTTGTTAACGGAAAGCCCGGAACTTCACCGCGTTGCGCGACGGGTGTGATCCGTGAACCTGTCGGTCCGCGGGGACGAGAGGACGGCGCTGCTTCCGGTAACGGATTTCAAAACACACCACCGGAACAGAGACGGAACCGGTCACCGCTCAC
Protein-coding regions in this window:
- the adgrg1 gene encoding adhesion G-protein coupled receptor G1, whose protein sequence is MAPPPPVSLPVLLLWFFCSGEGASDTDLRFCGTWRHGSDPLTLRVSVAPGCSGVSVSANRSLMSIEGRVTARCRRSEVLTLDGGPRQETPFCLHWEPLLDQLTLQIRGGVRTLCWPSSLQGSCCTHLSHGPNAPQGPHGISNATVHDDIITHKTLTAYMFNGSYIDCKALCDQQVQSSAPHHRLQDALGGQWAEPVVQHPCAQSSGVEMKEDFQGYNVTSSVSEGVSAESRVTIQIPPALKRAAKKANTVVCTFFTNNSLFQEGLHQARVLDHVVGISVENEVITHLPEPIRIGFHHDVIPEPLTRRCVSWDTRTDPLKVTWVSDGCDTRQGGPGFTECLCNHLTYFSILVQLEPRPVCHLVALTSITSLGCALSTISCLGLVVFLCKKSRRSKEQSIPIHLGLAVSFVLLNGLFFFTGVLANVGGAGVCVWVAAVLHYTLLSALTWMGIEVFHTFWLVYMVFSPAPRPHLWNVLGFILPAGPVIVLVAVGDIYGLREVLPCEDVSSPYLMCWMKDTSRAWLAHYLTNMTLLFILVASGAVMLFLVHREIRTRDEWRQNRVAFLSIWGLSCLFGTTWGLTFLDFGPLSKFVLFFSCILNSFQGFFMMLRFYILDWMRRRAGGVASSGSSTGSARQHMLQEKS
- the LOC137593138 gene encoding uncharacterized protein translates to MCINVNQCEPSPVDPPVNQSPVDQSPVDQSPVDPPVDPPVDPPVTQSPVDQTPVNQSPVGPPVTQSPVGHSPVDQSPVDPPVDQSPVDQSPVDPPVDPPVDPPVTQSPVDQTPVNQSPVDPPVTQSPVGHSPVDQSPVDPPVDQSPVDQSPVGPPVDPPVTQSPVDQTPVNQSPVGHSPVDQSPVDPPVDQSPVDQSPVDPPVDQSPVDPRGGADGFLYHELLQTELPSSDFLNSEQKGNGTRPIQGASRTQ